The sequence below is a genomic window from Monodelphis domestica isolate mMonDom1 chromosome 2, mMonDom1.pri, whole genome shotgun sequence.
AGAGGTGAAATTCTCCTAGACAGGCATCATGGAGACAGACTGGACTTGTGATGTTACTGGCAGAGAGAAAGTTCCTCCTCCAATCCAGATCAGTCCCTTCTCTGAGTCCTATGCTCTTTTTgcttaaacccatatcttccattttagaatcaatatgacggcttggttccaaggcagaagagcagtaaggattagcaatggggattaagtgacttgtccagggtcacacagccagatttgaactcaggagttcccgtctctgggcctggtacTCTAACCACTGCTCCAGATAGCTGCCCTGAGCCTTCTACTCCTGCAGAACTGCCTGGGGcactgacttgtccaggattatagGGCCACGATGaagtcagagacaggacttgaattcaggtcctcttgactctaagaCCAGCTCTCTGGCCACTCCAGGAGCTGCTTCTCATTAGCAAGGCAAGGCAGAGCATTTGGCAGATACTCTACCTTAGCAAAGAGGGACTTTCAGCAGGAAAAGCATTTTCTGTCCCTTAAGAATATTCCAAGTCATGATATGGTTTCCAGTAGTTGCAGCCCCCTCACAACCGCCACCTCCTTCTGGCCAGTTTTGTAGTATTTATCCTGAGCTGCAGCGGCCTCTGGCCTGGCCGGTCTCCCCTGAACACGGGGGTTTTCTCTTTCCTGGGAGCTCACTGCGTCCTCTGTAGAGGTCTGCGCCAGAGGAAGTCTGGTGTCCCGGGCGGGAGGAGTCCCCCGTCAGCCTCGGCGGCGGCGGCGAGGTCCTCTTGGCCTCTGTGCCCTCCACTCCCCAGAGCCCTGGGCTAATCACTGGTGTTGGGGTCATTCTAGACGTCGGAAGGCACGCTGCGGCCATCCTCCTCGCCGGTTCCTGCTGGAGGCCGGGCCCCTTGCCCCTGCTCTGCCGCCGTTCTCTTTGGAGTCCGGGCCGTTCCTGcacacttttccctctttccctccatttaaaCTCCTTTTGATTAGACCAGCGTGTCTGGACAAATCTGTCCTCGGGCCTTGTTTTACAATCTGCCCCGCAGCATGCCTGAGCTCAGACCCTCGTTTTAAGGGTCCTCAGCGCTGGCCAGGCTGTGCCTTCGAACGCCACTGAGTCAGACGTGGGTTCTTGAATAAGCCCAAAGCTGGCTGGGGGAGGAGCATTGTGGGAGTCGGTGTCTGCCCCTCTAAGGGGACGAAGGCCACGGCTCTCTCGGACGTCAGCGCCCTGGCCCTCAGCCCTCCGTCGTTGAACCGgatccttccccttctcttctcagGCCGATTTGGGCAGCCTTCCAGAGATAGACAACTCCCTGGCGGTGTTCTGCATGGCCACCTATGGGGAGGGAGACCCCACCGACAATGCCCAGGACTTCTATGACTGGCTTCAAGAGACAGATGTCGATCTCTCGGGTGTCAAGTTTGCGGTGCGttgtctccccttccttcccactGTTCCCCGAGGACTGGTGGGCTAGGCTTGAGGCACTCTGTGGGCCCCAGGCTGAAGGACGCTGCCGCCCCCACACAGCTCCCCTGGGCCGCCAGGGCCATCCTTGTTTGGAGAACAAATACTCCTCCTACCCACTGCCAAGCCAAAGCCTGGAAGGGAGATGAGTGTAAAGTAGGCCCAGGAGTGCCTTCTCTGCCCCCCTCCTCCGGTGACCCCCCCACCGTGAGTGAGAAGGGCACGCTAGACGCCTGTGGGGAAGGAGGAGGCCCACTTGGGGCTGGGAGCCTGCCGGCCTGGAGGCCCTGAGAGAAGCGGGGCTCCCTGGCTCAGGAGCCCACTGCTGGGGGCTGTGTCTAGAGCAGCAAGGAAACAGCCCAGCTACGATGGGAGCAGTTACGGGGGGGAGGGAGGGTCCAGGCCGACGGGGGGCTGCCTCTTCTCCAAGGGCACTGGCCACTCTCCTCCCACACTCTGCCTTCAGCCCTGGGCGGCTGCTCAGGTGGGGGACCCCGTGTGATCTCCATGACGATTCCTCATCCGTTCAGAGACAACAGCCAGGAGCTATAGAGCTGCAGATTGGCAACGGCCACCTTGCCATGGCCCTCTCCCCACTGAGCCCTGTTGGTTGAAGTCCATTGCTAGCGCCCGTCCAGCTTCCCTCACAAAGCCAGGAATGATCATTTCCCGTTCTCTCTGCAGGTGTTTGGTCTTGGGAACAAGACCTATGAACACTTCAATGCGATGGGGAAATACGTGGACAACCGGCTGGAGCAGCTGGGCGCTCAGCGAATATTCGAGCTAGGCCTGGGTGATGACGATGGAAAGTGAGTGAAGCCAGTCCCAGCCCGAGGATCCCCTGGGGCCGGGGCCTGGCTGACCTCAGAGCCCCTTCTTGGGAGCACTAATGAGCTAGCGTGGGGTACTGGTTCCCATTTGGTCTTCGTAGTGGTCAAAATCTGAGGCCTCCTCCTCAGGTCCCTTGTCTACTGCAGAGGGTTTTCTCCTCTATTGGCTCTGAAACCCCACACTTGAGTGCTGGCTGCCCTTTCCATAAAGGttctccttttcactttccctttttcttgGCCTTCAGAGAGCCAGGGGCTCTGGAGGCCTGAGCATGGCCCTGACTGGGCTTTTTCTTAGGCATGACAGCTTGGCGGAAGTACCTGGGCAGTGTTCTTCCGGCTGGAGAGCCAAAAGCCCTAGAGTGCTTGTCACCCATCAGTCTGTTCTCAGGAGACTTTTCTTCCCCTGCCTCTGTGGCTTAttctttagcttttcttttttctttttttttaatttagactattttccatggttacgtgattcatgattcctccctccctactcctggacatgacaagcaattcctctgggttatacatgctgcattgttcaaaacccatttccatgttattcatattttcactagatcacatccctatcaaactatgtgattgagcagttgtttttcttctgcgtttctgctcccacagttcttcctctggatggggatagcttctttctcgcaaattcctctggattatcccggattactgcattgctgctagtagagcagtccattacattcaattgtgccacaatgtatcagtctctgtgtacaacgttctcctggtgctgctcctttcactctgcatcacttcttggaggtcgttccagttcacatggaatccctccagttctttattccttccatcaccatcagataccacaatttgttcagccattcccccaattgacaGACacccccatcattttccaatttttggccaccacaaagagtggctatgaatatttttgtaaaagtctttttccttattatctctttggggtacaaacccagcagtggtgtggctggatcaaagggcaggcagtcttttaaagccctttgggcataattccaaattgccctccagaatggttggatcaattcacaactccaccagcaatgcattagtgtccaaattttgccacatcccctccaacatttattactttcctttgctgtcatattagctaacctgctaggtgtgaggtggcacctcagagttgttttgatttgcatttctttcaccaggaggaatttagaacactttttcatgtgcttattgatagttttgatttttcatctgagaactgcctattcaatGTCCCTTTTACCATCTGTTGATTGGGTATATTCTTTGGCTTTTCACAGCTTGGAGGAAGATTTTATCACCTGGAGAGAACAGTTCTGGCCCGCTGTTTGTGAACACTTTGGAGTGGAAGCTACTGGTGAAGAATCCAGGTGAGCATGGGCACCAGAATGGCTGAGTATGGTTAGTTACTACAAAGATGGTAGGAAAGTTAGAGGTGGAGGAGGACTTTGGACAGTTGAGGCTGAACCTTTGTGAGGATGGGTGCCTCTGAAGCCAGCAAAGAAGCCGATCACCCTGTTGGCCACAGGGACACGGGTGCTTCTTTGTCCTTCTTTGATAGAGCATCATGGTCCAGATTCAGATGCCATTGGGCAGAATGGAGACAGGCTGACTGCACTTTGGGCTTCTGCATCCTTCTGGTCCAATAACTCATGCATCTGAGACTGGAACTGGGGATAATAGTTCTGCTCAGCCCAGTATCTGGGTTGAGAGGCCTGTATGCCAGCCTCTTCCTCACTGGTCTGTACTCCTCCTAAAAGATCACAGATATAAACTTATAATGAGCCTTAAAGGAAATCAGGTGGGCTCCCCTGGAAGCCCAAGAATGAAAGAATCTCCCAGAAACGGGTCCAATCCTGGATTCTAGTCTCATCCCGTTTTTCCCATGTCCCATCAACTCCAGATCCCATGTGGAAGAGCTGTTATCATTTCTAGGAAGTCCTTCCTTTTCTCAGCCAGACCCTGCCTCCACCGTGGCCAAACCTGAGAGTTGTGGAGAGAATTTTTGGTGTTTGACAGGAGggagctctcttctcttccaaacAGTGCTAATTCCTTCGATTGTCCCTCATTAAGACCCTGGTCGTTCCATTCTGGCCATCTTCTGCCTGATGCTCTCCAGTTTGCTGTCCGTTCTTCAGATGACGTTCCCAGAACACGGTTGATGTTCTCTGGCAGTACAACATAGAGGGGGCTGTTGGGGTTAGTTTTAGACCCGGTGGTCCCAGGGGTCCCCTGTGAGGGATACACTCCTAGAACCGTGAGGGGGCATGGATTCACACTGGGCTCAAACCTCCTCCACAGAAACCAGAGGAAGCCAGCTTTCCCCTGATCTCGATTTCTGAAGTTGATTTTTTCAGATCTGTGCATGACACTAGATGTGACTCTGTTACGTGATTCTCTTTTTAGTTTGGGGCTACTCTTAGCATTTGCaagaattttgttttatgttGTATCATCCAGCGTGGTAGTTCTTCCTCCCATTTGTCTTCTGAAAATGTGTGCATTCCACCCTCGGGAAAGATCCTGAGCTGGACGTTGCCAAGGGAACACCCCTGGGGCCCTCCTTCAAGACAGCTTCTTTCCACACCCCCTCACTGTTACAGTCCCCAAGACTCTCTTTGGGCCACCAGGACACAACGGTTGCAGTCCGGACAGCCTGTGCCTAAGGCCTTTCCCAGCCTCTTAGACCATGACTGCATCTGTCTGTTTTGGAGTGTGTGACTTTCTAGGAGGAGGGCTTTCCAGGCCACTGACCACCGCCTTTCTCTGGGAGGCCTGACTGGGAAGGAGCTTTCTTTGCCCTGGTTATAATGAAGTGGGCGAAGGGCCTGGATACGGCCCATCCTCCAGCTCTGCCAGCTCACGGGCCTTCCCCTCCAGGGCATCACTGGTCATCCTCCACCTCCGCTTTTGTCATCTCCTTCTCTGTGGAACGGCTTCCCGGTTTAGCCACACGCTCCCTGGCACACGTTCACTCACCTGCCTGAGAGGCAGCAGGCGGGTGGGAAGACGACCGGGGTTCGGAGCGGCCTCGCCCTTGATGCCCGATCTTTAGGACACGCTTCACATCGCTCTTTTCCGGAATGAGCAGTCGTTCTGGCGACCACTGAGCTCCCTGCTTCAGAACGcagcagccctccccctcccGTTCTCCTTCCCCCCAAGCTTTGTTAAGACCTTTTGTTTTGAatcctgccccacccccaagGTCAGGCTAGCTTGGTAACAAGAGAAGAAACAATTCGGACCGGTCAGGGCACACGGTGTGCGCCGCGCTGAGTGTCCATCTTTGGCCCATTTCCTCTCGGTTCCCCATAATCTGACGTGGTCCCCCTTGTGGTTGCCGCTGCGTTTGTTGTCTCCGCGGCCCCGCTTTCCTCCGCCTTGCGGCCCATGAGTCTGAACTGGGCCTAGTCTTCCTTCCTGACGGCCGGTATCCGAGGACCACCATGATTCGGACACGCTcaagcccttcccttcccttctgtacTTACTCAGGGCAGCTGTGTGGGTCAAAGGGCACGGAACGTTGAGCCACATTGGCAAGTTGGCGTCCTTCTAAGTTGCTTTTCAGAATGACCGAGTCGGTGAGGAGTGGCGCGCCCAGCTTTGTGCAGCCCCGGAATGGTGGCCGCTGTGGCTTGGGTTAGCTGCCAACGCATGGGTGGGACGTGAAGCCTGCCCTCTTTTCCTCCGCTTTCCTTGATTTTTGTGACTCGGCATTTTTGGTGGAGTTACTAATCACTCGccacttctcttcccttttcctttacgTTTAGCGGCACCTGACCTTTGAAGGAGGCTGCCTCTTGTGCCTTCCACCTGGGCTCGCTGATTCCTTAAGGCATCGCCCTCAGCTTTGTGCTTACTTGTGTTCTTCTCTGGAGGCTCGTCTTCCTCCTGGAGTGGATCCCAAGCCCCCGTGGGGCCCCCACCTTCTCTTCCGTCCTGGTCTCCCCTCGATGGGCCCCTCGCTCACTCTCGTTCCCCTTTCCAGCATTCGTCAGTATGAGCTGGTGGTGCACACCGACGAGAACATGAACAAAGTGTACACCGGGGAGATGGGCCGCCTAAAGAGCTACGAGAACCAGAAGCCGTAAGTGAGGGCCGGGGAACAACCCGCCTCCGGGACCTGGCCTGCCCTGGGTGGACGGGAGAgacatggggagggggggagaggaagagagggagggggagggggagagagacgcagagggggagggggagagggagggagggggagagatatagggagagagatgcagagggggagggggagagggaggggaaggagagacagtgagggggagggggagagagggagggggagagagacagtgaaggggagagagacacagagggggagagggaggggaaggagagacagtgaaggggatggggagagagatagggagagagggagggggagagagacacagagggggaaggggagagggatagggagagagggagggggagagagatggggaggggggagaggaagagagggaggggggagggggagagagatgcagagggggagggggagagggagggagggggagagagatagggagagagggagggggagagagacagggggagggggagagagatgggagagagacacagagggggagggggagacacatgggggagagggaggggaaggagagacagtgagggggagagagacagggggagggggagagagatgggagagagacacagagggggagggggagacacatggggggagagggaggggaggagagacagtgagggggagagagacacagagagacagggggagtgggagagagacagtgaaggggagagagacacagagggggagggggagagggaggggaaggagagacagtgagggggagggggagagagatagggagagagggagggggagagacgcagaaggggagggggagacacatgagggagagggaggggaaggagagacggggagggggagagagatgggggagagacagTGAGGGGGAGAGACATgggggagagagatagggagagagggagggggaaggagagatgagggggggagagggaggtcagagaaagaggggaggggaaggagagacagtgagggggagagagaagaagaggggggaagggaaggagggagagggaggagtgtAAGACAGCCTATTTTTGCATTGAAACACTTTGAGCTTCTGCCTTTGGACATCATCACCATTTGTCCATACGTGACTTTGGAAGAATGCAAAGCACGTGCCCAGAATTCCTCTTTAGTCCTGCTTTGTTGGGAGGCAGCAGGGGCTGCAGGGAAGGACGCCCATCAGATAGCTGGAGACCAAGAGTGACGCATGGAAGGATCTGTTTATCCGGGTTCAGGGCGCCTGACCCCGCGCCCCTGAGTCACGTGTCCCGCCTTCCTCGCTCAAGCCTCTTTCCTGGTTCAGGGTCCCATCGATAGCAGTGCCGGGTGTGAGGTCAGGACAGGTAGGGGAGGTAGCGCTGATAGTGGAGGCAAAGTTCTCTGTCAGGGGAGTTGAATTGCTAATCAAGGGTTCGTTGGTTAAAAATCCACCAGGTCTTGGACTCGGTGCCCTCTCTGGGGAGCACACTGCCCTGCCCTCCTTGTCCTGGGCTCACCTTTGGGGTGTTTTCTGGGCCCCAAAGAACCCTCGCACCGCCCCCGCCTGCCACCCCCAAACCAGCCCGGGCAGCCCAGTTCAGAGCTTGGAGAGACCCTTTCCCTCCCTCGCTGTCACCAATCACGGCCTCGTGGTTGTGGCCCGTCTAGTCCTCACGCAGGCTCAGGGTGGAAGCCCCGCGGCTATTCTTTTAGCCCCCCCCTTCTCTCGTAGTGTCACCTCTAAGACAAGGAGCGCTAAGGACCGGGGGATCCCGACCGAGccccttgcccaggatcacacagaggctacatttgaacccaggactcttgcCTCCAGGCCGGGTTCCCTCTCCTTGAGCCTCTATTTGACTTTGAGAACGTCTCTCTGCGCAGTAGATTCTCCCCGTAGACGAAAAGGGAATTCTTGGGCGATTCCCTCTTTGGGGATAGGCAGAATCCCCTGCcctgagggaaggagaaaagggagaggaaggaagggagggtttACGAGCCTGGCTTGTGCAAGGGCCGGGCCAAGCTCCCCCGGAGGCGCCCGGCTTGGCCCTGGGTCCCGCCCAAGCCCTGGAGGCTGGAGATGGCGGACCTCGGCCTCTCGGCCTCCGGGCCCGGCAGACGCTGCCGCCTCGCTGCCCCGGCCAAGAAGACTTCCCTTGGAGGACTTGTTTCCCCATTTGTTCCACGTCCCGCAGAGGGCGGTTGGGAGGCGACGCCGCGCCCCGACTGGGCCTGTGCCGGGGAGAGCCCGGGGCCCGGCGGGTGCCCTCCCGGGCGCTGCGCTTCGGCAGTCCCCGGAGCCGATCACGTGCCCCCTTTCTCGCAGGCCGTTTGACGCCAAGAATCCGTTCCTGGCCAACGTGACCGCCAACCGGAAGTTGAACCAGGGAGGAGAGCGCCACCTCATGCACCTGGAGCTGGACATCTCCAACTCCAAGATCAGGTAGGAGGGCCGCCCTCCCTCCCGCTGCCAGCCCCTCCCGGCCCCCGCCGCCCCTCACTGGCCCGTGCCCCTGCAGGTACGAGTCTGGCGACCACGTGGCGGTGTACCCGGCCAACGACGCCTCGCTCGTCACCCAGCTCGGGGAGATCCTGGGCGCCGACCTGGACGTGGTCATGTCTCTGAACAACCTGGACGGTGAGTCCGGCCCTCCGGAGCCTTCCGGGTCGTGGGGACGGCTGGGAGGGAGAGCGCCGGCCCAGGGGAGGCCGCCCGAGCCCCTTCTCCAATGCACGGAGAGCCCACGCCAAAAGGAGCCCCTCCCGGTGCCCCCCGGAGCGCACGTAGGCGAGACTCACGGCCGGGGGGCGCGCCTGGCCGCGGGGGGCTTCCAGGAAGGAGAGGCGAGAAGGGGCGGCCTGCCGGGAACGGGGACCGTCTGTGCACTCGTGGAGGTTGGACGTGTCAGACGAGAGGCCGGCTTGGCTGGGGGAAGAGGCAGAAGGAGAGACggggggagggacagacagagggagagagaagagcaggagggaggagagaaaggagggagaatgacagaggagggaaggagagaaaaagtgtgtgtgtgtgtgcgcatgcatgtgcatgcgtgtgtgcatGATGTGTGCGtgggtgtgtgtgcatgtatgtgtgtacatgcatgtgcATGTGGGTGTGTGCTTGCATGGGTGCACATGCGTGTGCGCGTGGGTGTGCTTGCGTGGGTGTGCGCGTGGGTGCTGGGGGGCTGAGTCAGGAGGGTCACAGAGAGGCTGGCCTGAAGGCACGCAGGGCTTTATGCCCGACTAAGATGTTCTCCAGGCAGTAGCAGCTCCTGCAGTGGGCCAGGTGGGGAGCGAGCAGCATCCCTGCGGGGAGAAGCTCTTCTCGGCCCTGCGGCCGCCCCGGGGCGCAGCGCAGAGCATCGGTCAGAACAGACCCGAGTGGCCGCAGGCCCCTCTGCGGGCCGTGAGCCTCTCGCGGCCTCCGTTTCCCCCATCAGAAGTCGGGGGTTGGCCGGCCTCGGGGGGCTCGGTGGGTCCTCCGTGCCGCCCGCCATGGTGTGCTCAATGACCGGGTCAGCCCCAGCCCGATGGCCGGCAGGAGCTTCCCTCTGCGGCCTTTTCTCACAACCTCCTTTCCTGCCCTGCCGGGCCGTGGCCTGCCTCGTGCCCTGGTTCTGGGCCACCCAGACAGGCGTGCAGCCGGCTTCGGAGGGGAGCCTGAGCGGCTCGGGGTGTGGGGCAGGGCTGGCTGGGGCTGCTCGGGGCTCTCGCGGAGGATGGCGAGGCCGGGGAAGGGGGGAGGCCCGGCCTCCTCTTGGGGCCATCTAGGCCAGGAGCAGCAACTAATCGTCATGCGCAGCGTCTGGGCCGCTTCTTAGGCGTGCGAGCCCCTGTGAGTGTGAGTGAGCGTGAGTGTGCTGTTCCGGGGAGGGCGCTGGCCTCGGTTTGCACACGAGGACACCAGCTTCCGGGAGGTGACCTGCCGTCGCCACCCACTTAGCTCAGAGACGGGAATTCGTGCCTCGGGAGGATGCTCGGGGCGGGCGGGTGGCCGCCGCTCCTAACGTTCGCCCGTCCCGGCCGGCCGGAGGCGCTGCAGCGCTGCGGCTCTCGGGGGCCCCGAGCGGCCTTCGCGCCCGGCTTCGTCCTCTGCTCTGCTGAATCCCAGCAGCCGAGAAGGCCGGGCTTGGCGCCTCCCTTGACCGTTGGCTCATTGAAGGACGGTCCTCGGCGTCGCGTCACCCTTTGGGGTTTGCTCTGAGGCCCGGCGCCCGCAGGCAGGAGCCCGGAGGGGGCCTCGGCCAGAAGATGACGTCCAGCCCCTCCTAAGGGGCGGCCAGCCTCGGGCCCCAGGGAGAGGCAGCGGCCTGCGGCCATCCTCCCTCCGGCGCTGGCCCTGGAGCCTCGAGGGGGTCCGGCCGCCCGGGGAGCCTTGGGCGGATCGCGGAGGGGGGAGGCCGCGGAGGGCCCCCGGCAGCTGTCCCGTGTGTCCGCCTTGCAGAGGAGTCCAACAAGAAGCACCCGTTTCCCTGCCCCACCACGTACCGCACGGCACTCACCTACTACCTGGACATCACCAACCCGCCCCGGACCAACGTCCTCTACGAGCTGGCGCAGTACGCCGCCGAGCCGGCCGAGCAGGAGCATCTCCGCAAGATGGCGTCGTCGTCGGGCGAGGGCAAGGTGCGCCcctccccgcccccgccccccgcGCTCCCCGGGCGGCCGCCGCCCCTCCTCACGGGGCCCCTCTCTCGCTGCCCCCCAGGAGCTCTACCTGAGCTGGGTCGTGGAAGCCCGGAGGAACATCCTGGCCATCCTGCAGGACTACCCCTCGCTGCGGCCCCCCATCGACCACCTGTGCGAGCTGCTGCCCCGCCTGCAGGCCCGCTACTACTCCATCGCCTCCTCCTCCAAGGTGCGCCGACCCAGGCCTCGAGCTCCTCGGAGGGGCTCCTGAGCCgcatcttggggaggggggccACGGGGGGGGGGATTGGCCGGGGAGCCAGTCTGAGGCTGGGCCTGGAccgctgggtggcccagtggatagagtcagcCTAGAGACTCCTGGGAAGTCGTGGGTTCCGATGTGgccctgtgaccctggccaagtcacttcactgcaCCGCCTGCCTCTTCTACCTGTGATCACCAAGTTGTGTTCCCGAGGCAGGGAAGGGTGGGCGCAGAGCGGGGGAGGCGCGGCGCTCGGGGACCCTGCCCAGAGCTGGGGGAGATGGGCTGCGGGGCACCAAGGCCTCGGCCTCCGGGGTCAGGTGAAGGGAGGCCCTGGAGGGCCCTGCTGAGGCCTCTGCGCCCCCAGGTTCACCCCAACTCCATCCACATCTGCGCCGTCGTCGTGGAGTACGAGACCAAGTCCGGCCGCCTCAACAAGGGCGTGGCCACCAACTGGCTGAAGGCCAAGGAGCCGGCCCTGGACAACGGGCACAAGGCCACGGTGCCCATGTTCGTGCGCAAGTCCCAGTTCCGCCTGCCCTTCAAGCCCACAACGCCCGTCATCATGGTGGGCCCCGGCACCGGCATCGCCCCCTTCATGGGCTTCATCCAGGAGCGGGCTTGGCTCAAAGGCCAGGGTAAGGGCCGgcgtcccccctccccctcccccgccccggGGCCCCTCGGCCGGGACTCAGGCCCCCCCCTTGGTGCCCCCAGGTAAGGAGGTGGGCGAGACGGTGCTGTACTATGGCTGCCGGCGCGCCGACGAGGACTACTTGTACCGCGAGGAGCTCGCGCAGTTCCACAAGGACGGGGCCCTCTCCCAGCTCCACGTGGCCTTCTCCCGGGAGCAGGAGCACAAGGTGAGGCCCAGCGGGGGGAGGGCAGAGGGgaccccaaccccaccccccagCAGGCCCACACGGTGATGCTGGGGAAGGAGAGCAGAGGGAGCCCCCCATACTCCTGGCAGGCCCACACAGTGAAGCTGGGGAAGAAGGGGGGCAGAGGGAGCCCCCCATACTCCTAGCAGGCCCACACAGTGAAGTTGGGGAAGAAGGGGGGCAGAGGGAGCCCCCCATGCTCCTGGCAGGCCCACACAGTGAAGTTGGGGAAGAAGGGGGGCAGAGGGAGCCCCCCATGCTCCTGGCAGGCCCGCATGGTGATGTTGGGGAAGAAGGGGGGCAGAGGAGGGCAAAGGGAGCCCCCCAACCCCACCCTCCCTTCGGCAGATCTACGTGCAGCATCTGATGAAACAGAACAAGGAGCACCTTTGGCGGCTGATCCACGAGGGCAGCGCCCACATCTACGTGTGCGGGTGAGGGGCCGGGCCggggcagtgggggggggggagggggctggggccCGGCCCATCATCTCTGCTCCAACCTCCCTCCGCTCCCCCCAGGGATGCCCGGAACATGGCTCGGGACGTGCAGAACGTGTTCTGCGAGATCGTGGCCGAGTTCGGGGACATGAGCCAGGCCCAGGCCGTGGACTTCATCAAGAAACTGATGGCCAAGGGGCGCTACTCCCTGGACGTGTGGAGCTAGGGCCCGGCCCCCCAGCCCCCCCCAGCCCCCGCCGTTCGAGTAATCAGCCCTTTCCTCAttgccttctccctctccctcggTGGTTTCTGCTCGGCCTGGCCgtgggggagggagaggccgACTTTCTGTGGTAAGCCGGGCCGGGAGGCGCCCAAGCCCCGGCCAGCGGTCACTTTTTAGGAGGCCTCAGAGCGGCCGTGGGGGCAGCCCGGCGGCTTCTGCCCTCTTGAGGTCACAATTTGCGGTGCGGCCGTGGGGGGGCAGCAGCCTGCCTCCCGCTGGGCCCTCTGCCTCAGCCTGCCTCTTTCAGAAGAGGAGGGATGGATGGGCTCTTCATCCTCGCCAGGGCTCTCCTGTGCCAAAGTGCCCTCTGGCCGGGGAGCCCAGAATCCAGGGCCCTTCGGCCCGTCTCCCTACTGCCAGCAGCCGTCGGAGGCCTCAAACGTCGCTGCTCatcagggaggggaggagagaggtcGGGACAACCTCGCACCCAGGGCCTGAACTTCCTGTAGAGGATCCTGGCGTGCGGTGGTCTAGGCCCTCCTCACTCCTCTTCCTGTTGGCATCTGCCTCAGCCAGGAAGCAGGCGGAGCAAAGGGGAACCTGGCTGTGTACCACAGAACGTCCAATGagtgtaaataattttaaaagctccTTCATCCCTTGGAATAAAACGGTTTTTCTGTAGTTGCCCTCTGCGTAGCTCTTAATTGTGCGAGCAGCTTCCGGGCGCTGCCCGAGACC
It includes:
- the LOC100619047 gene encoding NADPH--cytochrome P450 reductase, whose amino-acid sequence is MADVDASTAASEAGAEDVSLFSITDMFLFSLIVGLLTYWFFFRKKKEEIPEFTKIQTPAISSVKDSSFVEKMKKTGRNIVVFYGSQTGTAEEFANRLSKDAHRYGMRGMAADPEEYDLADLGSLPEIDNSLAVFCMATYGEGDPTDNAQDFYDWLQETDVDLSGVKFAVFGLGNKTYEHFNAMGKYVDNRLEQLGAQRIFELGLGDDDGNLEEDFITWREQFWPAVCEHFGVEATGEESSIRQYELVVHTDENMNKVYTGEMGRLKSYENQKPPFDAKNPFLANVTANRKLNQGGERHLMHLELDISNSKIRYESGDHVAVYPANDASLVTQLGEILGADLDVVMSLNNLDEESNKKHPFPCPTTYRTALTYYLDITNPPRTNVLYELAQYAAEPAEQEHLRKMASSSGEGKELYLSWVVEARRNILAILQDYPSLRPPIDHLCELLPRLQARYYSIASSSKVHPNSIHICAVVVEYETKSGRLNKGVATNWLKAKEPALDNGHKATVPMFVRKSQFRLPFKPTTPVIMVGPGTGIAPFMGFIQERAWLKGQGKEVGETVLYYGCRRADEDYLYREELAQFHKDGALSQLHVAFSREQEHKIYVQHLMKQNKEHLWRLIHEGSAHIYVCGDARNMARDVQNVFCEIVAEFGDMSQAQAVDFIKKLMAKGRYSLDVWS